Proteins encoded within one genomic window of Flavobacterium gilvum:
- a CDS encoding acetyl-CoA C-acyltransferase, with protein sequence MKTAYIVKAFRTAVGKAPKGVFRFKRPDELAAETIQFMMNELPDFDKTRIDDVMVGNAMPEAEQGLNVGRLISLMGLKVTDVPGVTVNRYCASGLETIGIATAKIQSGMADCIIAGGAESMSYIPMGGYKPTPDYAIAKEGHEDYYWGMGLTAEAVANQFKISREDQDEFAYNSHMKALKAQAEGKFDKQIVPITVEQTFINENGKKETKSYVVNKDEGPRAGTSKEALAGLKAVFAADGSVTAGNSSQMSDGAAFVLIMSEEMVKELNLEPIARLVSYASAGVEPRIMGIGPVKAIPKALKQAGLELKNIDLVELNEAFASQALAVTRELGINPDIVNVNGGAIALGHPLGCTGAKLSVQLFDEMKRRGNKYGIVSMCVGTGQGSAGIYEVL encoded by the coding sequence ATGAAAACAGCATATATAGTTAAAGCATTCAGAACAGCCGTTGGGAAAGCACCAAAAGGCGTTTTTAGATTCAAAAGACCTGATGAATTGGCGGCAGAAACAATTCAGTTTATGATGAATGAATTGCCTGATTTTGACAAAACACGTATTGACGATGTTATGGTTGGAAACGCAATGCCAGAGGCAGAACAAGGTCTGAATGTGGGACGTTTAATCTCTTTGATGGGATTAAAAGTAACAGATGTTCCAGGTGTAACTGTAAACCGTTATTGCGCTTCGGGACTGGAAACTATCGGAATTGCGACTGCCAAAATCCAATCAGGAATGGCTGATTGTATCATTGCGGGTGGCGCCGAAAGTATGAGTTACATTCCGATGGGAGGATACAAACCAACTCCTGATTATGCTATCGCAAAAGAAGGACACGAAGATTACTACTGGGGAATGGGACTTACTGCCGAAGCGGTTGCCAACCAATTCAAAATTTCGAGGGAAGATCAGGATGAGTTTGCTTATAATTCCCACATGAAAGCACTGAAAGCACAAGCTGAAGGCAAATTCGATAAACAAATTGTTCCGATTACAGTCGAACAAACTTTCATCAACGAAAATGGCAAAAAAGAAACCAAATCATATGTTGTCAATAAAGACGAAGGCCCAAGAGCAGGAACTTCAAAAGAGGCTTTGGCAGGTTTGAAAGCCGTTTTTGCCGCTGACGGAAGTGTCACAGCAGGAAACTCATCGCAAATGAGTGACGGTGCCGCTTTTGTTTTAATCATGAGCGAAGAAATGGTCAAAGAATTAAATCTGGAACCAATCGCCCGTTTAGTGAGCTATGCTTCGGCGGGAGTTGAACCACGAATTATGGGAATTGGTCCTGTAAAAGCAATTCCGAAAGCCTTAAAACAAGCCGGATTGGAACTGAAAAATATTGATTTGGTAGAATTAAATGAAGCTTTTGCTTCACAAGCATTGGCCGTTACTCGTGAATTGGGAATAAACCCTGATATCGTAAACGTAAACGGAGGCGCGATTGCTCTTGGACATCCTTTGGGCTGTACTGGTGCAAAACTTTCCGTTCAATTATTCGATGAAATGAAACGCAGAGGCAACAAATACGGAATCGTGAGTATGTGTGTGGGAACAGGACAAGGAAGTGCGGGGATTTATGAGGTATTGTAA
- a CDS encoding MarR family winged helix-turn-helix transcriptional regulator: MKDKTIDYILRATWQAVSRMYNEEANKYDATMATGFALLSIDREEGTPSTALGPRMGMEATSLTRTLKSMEEKGLIIRKKNPEDGRGVLIYLTDFGKEKRELSKNTVLKFNESVRKNISEEKINHFIEVAEVINELILNKNIFTQSDNNNDEDR, encoded by the coding sequence ATGAAAGACAAAACAATTGATTATATCCTAAGGGCAACCTGGCAGGCCGTGTCCAGAATGTACAATGAAGAGGCCAACAAATATGACGCCACAATGGCTACTGGATTTGCCTTATTGAGCATTGACAGAGAAGAAGGAACACCTTCGACAGCATTGGGGCCAAGAATGGGAATGGAAGCCACCAGTTTGACGAGAACCTTAAAATCAATGGAGGAAAAAGGCCTGATTATTCGGAAGAAAAATCCTGAAGACGGTAGAGGAGTTTTGATTTACCTGACCGATTTTGGCAAGGAAAAAAGAGAACTTTCCAAGAATACGGTTTTAAAGTTTAACGAATCCGTTAGAAAAAATATTTCGGAAGAAAAAATAAACCATTTCATTGAAGTAGCTGAAGTCATCAACGAGCTAATTCTGAATAAAAACATTTTTACTCAATCTGATAATAATAATGATGAAGATCGCTAA
- a CDS encoding 3-hydroxyacyl-CoA dehydrogenase/enoyl-CoA hydratase family protein gives MKRTIKKVAVIGSGIMGSGIACHFANIGVEVLLLDIIPNELSEAETQKGLTLESKVVRNRLVNEHLTNSLKSKPSPIYSQKFASRITTGNTTDDMAKIANVDWIIEVVVERLDIKKLVFEQIEKFRKPGTLVTSNTSGIPIHFMSEGRSEDFQMHFCGTHFFNPARYLKLFEIIPGPKTSTDVLDFLTTYGEKFLGKTSVVAKDTPAFIGNRIGIYGIQSLFHLVKELDLTVEEVDKLTGPVIGRPKSATFRTVDVVGLDTLVHVANGIYENCPNDEQHELFKLPDFISKMVENKWLGSKTKQGFYKKVENEILSLDLNTLEYRSAKKASFATLELTKTIDKPINRFKVLVKGKDKAGEFYRKSFAGMFAYVSNRIPEISDELYKIDDAMKAGFGWENGPFEIWDAIGVTNGIEIMKAEGLEPAAWVNEMLASGSDSFYTVKEGATYFYNIPTKSQTKVPGQDAFIILNNIRESKKVWSNSGAIIQDLGDGILNLEFQSKMNTIGGDVLQAINKAIDLSEKEYQGLVIGNQAANFSVGANIGMIFMMAVEQEYDELNMAIKMFQDTMMRVRYSSIPVVVAPHGMTFGGGCEMSLHADKIVAAAETYMGLVEFGVGVIPGGGGSKEMTLRASDLFRKNDVELNVLQEYFLTIAMAKVSTSGYEAFDSGLLQHGKDIIVVNKDRQIAEAKKHALLMAEAGYTQPIRRNDIKVLGKQALGMFLVGTDQMQAGKYISEHDKKIANKLAYVMAGGDLSESTLVSEQYLLDIEREAFLSLCTERKTLERIQYMLTKGKPLRN, from the coding sequence ATGAAACGCACCATTAAAAAAGTAGCAGTAATAGGATCCGGAATTATGGGTTCGGGAATTGCTTGTCATTTTGCCAATATTGGAGTCGAAGTTTTGCTTTTGGATATTATTCCGAACGAACTTTCTGAGGCTGAAACCCAAAAAGGACTTACGCTCGAAAGCAAAGTTGTTCGCAACCGCTTAGTAAACGAGCATTTGACCAACTCTCTAAAATCGAAGCCCTCTCCTATTTACAGTCAAAAATTTGCAAGCCGAATCACCACTGGAAACACTACAGATGATATGGCAAAAATTGCCAATGTCGATTGGATTATCGAGGTGGTTGTGGAGCGTTTGGATATCAAAAAACTGGTTTTTGAGCAAATTGAGAAATTCCGCAAACCGGGAACTTTGGTTACTTCAAACACTTCTGGTATTCCGATTCATTTTATGAGCGAAGGACGCAGCGAAGATTTCCAAATGCATTTCTGCGGAACACACTTTTTTAATCCGGCGCGTTACTTAAAATTATTCGAAATTATTCCAGGTCCGAAAACTTCAACTGACGTTTTGGATTTCTTAACTACATACGGTGAAAAATTTTTAGGCAAAACTTCGGTTGTTGCCAAAGACACTCCTGCATTTATCGGAAACCGTATTGGAATTTACGGAATTCAGAGTTTATTCCACTTGGTGAAGGAATTGGACTTGACTGTTGAAGAAGTTGATAAATTAACGGGACCGGTTATTGGTCGACCAAAATCTGCTACTTTCAGAACTGTGGATGTAGTTGGGTTGGATACTTTGGTACACGTTGCCAACGGAATCTACGAAAACTGCCCAAATGACGAGCAACACGAATTGTTCAAACTTCCTGATTTTATCAGTAAAATGGTTGAAAACAAATGGTTGGGAAGCAAAACCAAACAAGGTTTTTATAAAAAAGTGGAGAACGAAATTTTGAGCCTTGATTTAAACACTTTGGAATATCGCTCCGCAAAAAAAGCCTCGTTTGCAACATTAGAATTGACTAAAACCATAGACAAACCTATTAACAGATTTAAGGTTTTGGTTAAAGGAAAAGACAAAGCAGGCGAATTTTACCGCAAGAGTTTTGCTGGAATGTTTGCTTATGTTTCCAACCGTATTCCTGAAATCTCGGACGAATTATACAAAATAGACGATGCCATGAAAGCTGGTTTTGGATGGGAAAATGGTCCTTTCGAAATCTGGGATGCCATTGGTGTTACCAACGGAATCGAAATTATGAAAGCTGAAGGTTTGGAGCCTGCTGCTTGGGTAAACGAAATGCTAGCTTCTGGAAGCGACAGTTTTTATACTGTAAAAGAAGGAGCTACATATTTCTACAATATTCCAACTAAATCACAGACTAAAGTTCCGGGACAAGATGCATTCATTATTCTGAACAACATTCGCGAAAGCAAAAAAGTTTGGAGCAACAGCGGTGCAATTATCCAAGATTTAGGAGACGGAATTTTGAATTTAGAGTTCCAATCCAAAATGAATACGATTGGTGGCGACGTTCTTCAAGCCATCAATAAAGCTATTGATTTATCCGAAAAAGAATATCAAGGTTTGGTCATTGGAAACCAAGCGGCGAACTTCTCTGTTGGTGCCAATATCGGAATGATTTTCATGATGGCGGTTGAGCAAGAATACGACGAATTGAATATGGCCATCAAAATGTTCCAAGACACGATGATGCGCGTTCGTTATTCTTCAATTCCAGTTGTGGTTGCGCCTCACGGAATGACTTTTGGAGGTGGATGCGAAATGAGTTTGCACGCCGACAAAATTGTTGCTGCTGCAGAAACCTATATGGGATTGGTTGAGTTTGGCGTTGGGGTAATTCCTGGCGGTGGTGGTTCTAAAGAAATGACTTTAAGAGCTTCGGATTTATTCCGTAAAAACGATGTGGAGTTAAATGTGCTTCAAGAATATTTCCTAACAATCGCAATGGCAAAAGTATCGACTTCGGGTTACGAAGCTTTTGATTCCGGACTTCTTCAACATGGCAAAGATATTATCGTTGTGAATAAAGACCGCCAAATTGCCGAAGCCAAAAAACATGCTTTATTAATGGCCGAAGCAGGTTATACACAACCTATTAGAAGGAATGATATAAAAGTTTTAGGGAAACAGGCTTTGGGAATGTTCTTAGTTGGAACCGACCAAATGCAAGCCGGAAAATACATCTCCGAACACGACAAAAAAATCGCCAACAAACTCGCTTACGTAATGGCTGGAGGCGATTTATCCGAATCAACATTAGTGTCTGAACAATATTTGTTGGATATTGAAAGGGAGGCGTTTTTATCTCTTTGTACCGAAAGAAAAACTCTGGAACGTATTCAATATATGTTGACTAAAGGGAAACCTTTGAGAAATTAG
- a CDS encoding acyl-CoA dehydrogenase family protein: MSDKTRGGQFIVKETKCEDVFTPEDFNEEQLMMRDSVKEFVDKEIWPNKNRFENKDYAFTEESMRKAGDLGFLSVAVPEAYGGMGMGFVNTVLVCDYISGATGSFSTAFGAHTGIGTMPITLYGTEEQKQKYVPKLATGEWFGAYCLTEPGAGSDANSGKTKAVLSDDGTHYKITGQKMWISNAGFCSLFIVFARIEDDKNITGFILENTKDNGISFGEEEHKLGIRASSTRQVFFNETKVPVENMLAGRGEGFKIAMNALNIGRIKLAAACLDAQRRVTTGSIHYANERIQFNTAISHFGAIRSKLAEMATSCYVGESATYRATKDIEDRIAAREAEGASHQESELKGVEEYAIECSILKVAVSEDIQNCADEGIQIFGGMGFSEDTPMESAWRDARIARIYEGTNEINRMLSIGMLIKKAMKGHVDLLGPASKVQEELMGIPSFDTPDYSELFAEEKEMIGKLKKAFLMVAGGAVQKYGPDLEGHQQLLMAASDILIEIYMAESAILRTEKLAKAKGADKAKEQIAMAQLYLYKAVDIVTQKGKEGIISFAEGDEQRMMLMGLSRYTKYTNMPNVVGLRETIASKLITENAYCF; the protein is encoded by the coding sequence ATGAGCGACAAAACAAGAGGTGGTCAATTCATCGTAAAAGAGACAAAATGCGAAGATGTCTTCACTCCTGAGGATTTCAACGAAGAGCAATTAATGATGCGCGACTCTGTGAAAGAGTTTGTAGACAAAGAAATTTGGCCTAACAAAAACCGTTTCGAAAATAAAGATTATGCTTTTACCGAGGAATCCATGCGCAAAGCCGGAGATCTTGGTTTTTTGAGCGTAGCTGTGCCCGAAGCTTATGGCGGAATGGGAATGGGGTTTGTAAATACTGTTTTGGTTTGTGATTATATTTCGGGGGCAACGGGATCTTTTTCTACCGCTTTTGGAGCGCATACCGGAATCGGAACCATGCCAATCACATTATATGGAACCGAAGAACAAAAACAAAAATACGTTCCAAAATTGGCAACTGGTGAGTGGTTTGGCGCTTATTGCTTGACCGAACCGGGCGCTGGATCAGATGCAAATTCAGGAAAAACAAAGGCAGTTTTATCAGATGATGGAACTCATTATAAAATCACAGGACAAAAAATGTGGATTTCAAATGCCGGATTTTGTTCCTTATTCATCGTTTTTGCAAGAATTGAAGACGATAAAAACATCACCGGATTCATTTTGGAAAACACAAAAGACAACGGAATTTCTTTTGGAGAAGAAGAGCACAAATTAGGAATTCGTGCCTCCTCTACCCGTCAGGTTTTCTTCAATGAAACCAAAGTTCCTGTAGAAAATATGTTGGCAGGCCGTGGTGAAGGTTTTAAAATCGCCATGAATGCGCTAAACATAGGTCGTATCAAACTGGCTGCAGCCTGTTTGGATGCGCAGCGCAGAGTAACCACAGGATCTATTCATTATGCCAATGAAAGAATTCAGTTTAATACCGCTATTTCTCATTTCGGTGCTATTCGCTCAAAATTGGCGGAAATGGCAACTTCATGTTATGTGGGAGAAAGTGCTACGTATCGCGCCACCAAAGACATCGAAGACAGAATCGCAGCTCGCGAAGCCGAAGGCGCTTCTCACCAGGAATCGGAATTGAAAGGTGTGGAAGAATATGCTATCGAATGTTCGATTCTGAAAGTGGCCGTTTCCGAAGATATTCAGAATTGTGCCGACGAGGGAATTCAAATCTTCGGCGGGATGGGATTCTCTGAAGACACACCTATGGAAAGTGCCTGGAGAGACGCCCGTATTGCCCGAATCTACGAAGGAACCAATGAAATCAACCGAATGCTTTCCATTGGTATGTTGATTAAAAAAGCTATGAAAGGACACGTTGACTTGCTTGGGCCCGCTTCCAAAGTACAGGAAGAATTAATGGGAATTCCGTCATTTGACACCCCTGATTATTCGGAATTGTTTGCCGAAGAAAAAGAAATGATTGGCAAATTAAAAAAAGCGTTCCTAATGGTTGCCGGTGGTGCCGTTCAAAAATACGGTCCGGATCTTGAAGGACACCAACAATTGCTGATGGCGGCTTCGGATATTTTAATCGAAATCTATATGGCCGAAAGTGCTATTTTGAGAACCGAAAAATTAGCAAAAGCAAAAGGTGCCGATAAAGCTAAAGAACAAATTGCCATGGCGCAATTGTATTTATACAAAGCCGTTGATATTGTTACCCAAAAAGGAAAAGAAGGTATTATTTCTTTTGCCGAAGGCGATGAACAACGCATGATGCTGATGGGATTAAGCCGTTATACAAAATACACCAACATGCCAAATGTGGTGGGTTTGAGGGAAACAATCGCCTCAAAATTGATTACCGAAAATGCTTACTGCTTCTAA
- the tnpA gene encoding IS200/IS605 family transposase — translation MANTYSQIYIQIVFTVKGRENLIKKENREELHKFITGIVSNRDQKLLAIFAMPDHIHILVGMKPNIALSDLVRDIKSGSSKFINDSKWINGKFNWQEGYGAFSYSKSHLNNVIKYILNQEEHHKKQTFKEEYHSFLEKFEIEYDEKYLFEWIE, via the coding sequence ATGGCAAATACCTATTCTCAAATTTATATTCAAATTGTCTTCACTGTAAAAGGAAGAGAAAATCTCATTAAAAAAGAAAATCGTGAAGAATTACATAAATTTATTACAGGTATCGTTTCAAACAGAGATCAAAAGCTATTAGCCATTTTTGCTATGCCCGATCACATTCATATTTTGGTTGGAATGAAACCCAATATTGCATTGTCCGATTTAGTAAGAGATATAAAATCAGGTTCATCAAAATTTATTAATGACAGCAAATGGATTAATGGAAAATTTAATTGGCAGGAAGGATATGGAGCATTCTCCTATTCAAAAAGTCATTTAAACAATGTAATAAAATACATTTTAAACCAAGAAGAACATCATAAAAAACAAACATTTAAAGAAGAATATCATTCCTTTTTAGAAAAATTTGAAATTGAATATGATGAAAAATATTTGTTTGAATGGATAGAATAA
- a CDS encoding HlyD family secretion protein, giving the protein MKYKIAPFAVILFFFFSCKDTKNEYDASGTFEATEVIVSAEANGQILELNVNEGDLLKENQQIGVIDSTQLYLSKMQLSQNKKAILSGRPDISTQIASLEKELENAITDKKRIANLVAGDVASKKQLDDATTRIAVLQSKITAQKSSLNTTTSSLNEQGNGVNVQLAQIEDQLKKCKIINPINGTVLVKYSNAFEMTTIGHPLYKIADVKNMILRAYVTSSQLSQIKLSQKVTVFVDFGKDERKEYSGTISWISDKSEFTPKTIQTKDERANSVYAVKIAVPNDGYLKIGMYGDIKIKN; this is encoded by the coding sequence ATGAAATATAAAATAGCACCATTTGCCGTCATACTATTCTTTTTCTTTTCGTGTAAAGACACAAAAAATGAATATGATGCCTCGGGGACTTTTGAAGCGACAGAGGTAATCGTTTCTGCCGAAGCCAACGGTCAGATTCTTGAGCTGAATGTTAACGAGGGCGATTTATTGAAAGAAAACCAACAAATTGGGGTTATTGACAGCACGCAATTGTATTTGAGCAAGATGCAGTTGTCGCAAAATAAAAAGGCGATTTTATCGGGAAGACCTGACATTTCGACTCAAATTGCGTCTTTGGAGAAGGAACTCGAAAATGCCATTACGGACAAAAAACGTATTGCCAATTTGGTTGCCGGAGATGTCGCTTCAAAAAAACAATTGGATGATGCCACTACAAGAATTGCCGTTTTGCAATCAAAAATTACGGCCCAAAAAAGCAGTCTGAACACGACCACCTCATCGCTTAATGAACAAGGAAATGGCGTTAATGTGCAATTGGCACAAATAGAAGATCAACTGAAAAAATGCAAAATCATTAATCCGATAAACGGTACTGTTTTGGTCAAATATTCGAATGCTTTTGAGATGACAACAATTGGGCATCCACTTTATAAAATTGCGGATGTCAAAAATATGATTTTGAGAGCTTATGTGACTTCGAGTCAGCTTTCTCAAATTAAATTAAGTCAAAAGGTTACCGTTTTTGTTGATTTTGGCAAAGACGAACGAAAAGAATATTCGGGAACAATTAGTTGGATTTCTGACAAATCGGAATTTACGCCCAAAACGATTCAGACAAAAGATGAAAGAGCGAACTCGGTTTACGCCGTAAAAATTGCTGTTCCAAACGATGGGTACCTGAAAATTGGAATGTACGGCGATATTAAAATTAAAAATTAA
- a CDS encoding TolC family protein, translating into MKQYLLTSLFFIVSLTCWSQVTIDDCQNKAKANYPLIKEYDLISKSLDYTISNANKAWLPQMSVTGIGGYLIKGLPTVTMPNGQTSEKNDGIFIGIAQINQNIWDGGATKTQKNIAKANAEVDKASTDVAFHTIKERVNQLYFGILVVDEQLNQLQILNENLNRNLKSVQLSKDNGLGYQSDVDEIKAEILSLEQKKIEFSFTRKGYVEMLSYMIGEPLKEDVQLQKPIAVENYASLTNNRPELSLFANQTKLAETASSIDKVSLMPKIGLLGAGIFVTPGMSLGSSEVNSLAVAGLSMSWNTSGLYKWNNNKELEKIKKERINNQQDAFLFTNNLQLEQAANEIEKQKTILLKDDEIVALKEKIKKAYQLKKDNGMCSMNDLITAINKESEARSNKALHNVQLLMSLYNYKTIKGN; encoded by the coding sequence ATGAAACAATATCTACTCACTTCCCTATTTTTCATCGTCAGTTTGACTTGTTGGAGTCAGGTCACTATCGATGATTGTCAAAATAAGGCAAAAGCAAATTATCCGCTTATCAAAGAATACGACCTTATTTCAAAATCACTTGATTATACAATTTCCAATGCCAACAAAGCTTGGCTTCCACAAATGAGCGTCACGGGCATCGGCGGCTATCTTATCAAAGGATTGCCAACGGTAACAATGCCTAACGGTCAGACATCTGAAAAAAATGACGGTATTTTTATCGGAATTGCTCAAATCAATCAAAATATTTGGGATGGTGGCGCTACAAAAACTCAAAAAAATATTGCCAAAGCTAATGCCGAAGTCGATAAAGCAAGTACAGATGTTGCTTTTCACACTATAAAAGAACGCGTAAACCAGTTGTATTTTGGGATTTTGGTTGTTGATGAGCAGTTGAATCAACTTCAGATATTAAACGAAAATCTTAATCGTAACCTAAAAAGCGTACAACTTTCAAAAGACAACGGATTAGGCTATCAGTCGGATGTTGACGAAATTAAGGCCGAAATTTTATCGCTTGAGCAAAAGAAAATCGAATTCAGCTTTACCCGAAAAGGATATGTCGAAATGCTTTCCTATATGATTGGAGAACCACTCAAAGAAGATGTTCAATTACAAAAACCGATAGCCGTAGAAAATTACGCTTCATTGACAAACAACAGACCGGAACTTAGTTTATTTGCCAATCAAACAAAACTTGCGGAAACGGCTTCGTCTATAGATAAAGTTTCGCTTATGCCTAAAATTGGCCTTCTTGGTGCCGGAATCTTTGTAACTCCTGGTATGAGTTTGGGTTCGTCCGAAGTAAACTCGCTCGCCGTTGCCGGATTGAGTATGTCTTGGAACACTTCGGGTTTATATAAATGGAATAACAATAAGGAATTGGAAAAAATTAAAAAGGAACGTATCAACAATCAACAGGATGCTTTTTTGTTTACCAATAATTTGCAATTGGAACAAGCGGCAAACGAGATTGAAAAACAAAAAACAATCCTTCTTAAAGACGACGAAATTGTAGCACTAAAAGAAAAAATCAAAAAAGCCTACCAACTGAAAAAAGATAATGGTATGTGTTCTATGAACGATTTGATTACCGCCATAAACAAGGAAAGCGAGGCTCGCAGCAATAAAGCACTTCACAATGTTCAACTGCTGATGAGCTTGTATAATTATAAAACGATAAAAGGAAATTAG
- a CDS encoding AMP-dependent synthetase/ligase, translating into MITITRLFDFPYYQLEKFNKPDALVTKQNGVWEKTSTQEYIDKANAISRALLRMGIQKDDKIAIISSNNRTEWNIMDIGILQTGAQNVPIYPTIAQEDYEYILNHSESIYVFVSDIEVLAKVNNIKSNVPSLKEVFSFNEIEGCKNWKELLKLGEDKSNQNDVEERKNNVKAEDLATIIYTSGTTGRPKGVMLSHKNVVSNVINSAPRIPFEAGKSVALSFLPICHIFERMILYLYQYYGVSVYFGESIDKISVNTKEVKPTVITAVPRLLEKVYDSIFAKGSELKGIKKMLFFWAINLGLRYEPYGANGAWYEFQLKIARKLIFSKWKEGLGGNLDLMVSGSAALQKRLARVFAAAEIPVIEGYGLSETSPVISVNDMRNRGFKVGTVGKVIDNVEVKIAEDGEILCKGSNVMMGYYKDPEKTAEAIIDGYFHTGDIGNIDNEGFLTITDRKKEMFKTSGGKYIAPQIIENTMKQSRFIEQIMVIGDGEKMPGAFIQPNFDFVKEWAKLHSIQLGATNQEIVSNPKVIERIKLEVETLNKKFGNWEQVKRFELTPDVWSINGGHLTPTLKLRRKIILGIYKNLYEEIYGHSL; encoded by the coding sequence ATGATAACGATTACCCGTCTCTTTGATTTCCCATACTATCAGCTGGAAAAATTCAACAAACCGGATGCTTTGGTAACAAAGCAGAATGGTGTTTGGGAGAAAACCTCAACTCAGGAATATATTGACAAAGCCAATGCGATTTCGAGAGCATTGCTTAGAATGGGCATACAAAAAGATGATAAAATTGCTATCATTTCCAGCAACAACAGAACCGAATGGAATATTATGGATATCGGGATTTTGCAAACCGGTGCACAAAACGTTCCAATATATCCAACTATCGCGCAGGAAGATTATGAATACATTCTAAATCATTCTGAATCTATTTATGTATTTGTTTCGGATATTGAAGTGCTGGCAAAAGTAAACAACATCAAGTCCAATGTCCCTTCCCTAAAAGAGGTTTTTTCATTCAATGAAATAGAAGGATGCAAAAATTGGAAGGAGCTACTGAAACTGGGAGAAGACAAAAGCAACCAGAATGATGTTGAAGAAAGAAAAAACAATGTAAAAGCAGAAGATTTAGCCACTATCATTTATACATCTGGGACTACGGGAAGACCAAAAGGCGTCATGCTATCGCATAAAAATGTGGTTTCAAACGTAATTAATAGTGCGCCCAGAATTCCTTTTGAAGCTGGAAAAAGCGTTGCATTGAGTTTTCTTCCTATCTGCCATATTTTCGAAAGAATGATTTTGTATTTGTACCAATATTATGGCGTTTCCGTCTATTTTGGTGAATCTATAGACAAAATCAGCGTTAACACAAAAGAAGTAAAACCAACTGTTATCACTGCCGTACCAAGACTTCTAGAAAAAGTATACGATAGTATTTTTGCAAAAGGAAGCGAACTAAAAGGAATTAAAAAAATGCTTTTCTTTTGGGCTATTAATTTAGGACTTCGCTATGAACCCTACGGAGCCAATGGAGCTTGGTATGAGTTCCAATTAAAAATTGCCCGTAAATTGATTTTCAGCAAATGGAAAGAAGGTTTGGGAGGCAATTTAGACCTTATGGTTTCCGGGAGTGCCGCTTTACAAAAAAGATTGGCACGTGTTTTTGCTGCAGCCGAAATCCCTGTTATTGAAGGTTACGGATTAAGCGAAACTTCTCCGGTTATCTCGGTAAACGACATGAGAAACAGAGGCTTTAAAGTAGGAACCGTTGGAAAAGTAATCGATAATGTCGAAGTAAAAATAGCCGAAGACGGAGAAATTCTCTGCAAAGGTTCCAATGTTATGATGGGCTATTATAAAGATCCAGAAAAAACAGCCGAAGCTATCATCGACGGCTATTTTCATACCGGAGACATTGGTAATATCGATAATGAAGGATTCCTGACCATTACCGACCGCAAAAAAGAAATGTTTAAAACCTCAGGAGGAAAATATATTGCGCCACAAATCATCGAAAACACCATGAAACAGTCTCGCTTTATTGAGCAAATAATGGTTATTGGTGATGGAGAAAAAATGCCTGGTGCCTTTATCCAGCCCAATTTTGATTTTGTAAAAGAATGGGCAAAATTACATTCCATACAATTAGGAGCAACTAATCAAGAGATTGTTTCCAACCCGAAAGTGATTGAAAGAATCAAACTGGAGGTGGAAACTTTGAATAAAAAATTTGGAAATTGGGAACAAGTAAAGCGTTTCGAATTAACACCAGATGTATGGTCAATAAACGGCGGGCATCTTACCCCAACTCTGAAACTACGCCGAAAAATCATATTGGGAATATACAAAAATCTTTATGAAGAAATTTACGGACATTCGCTGTAA